One Bdellovibrio bacteriovorus str. Tiberius DNA segment encodes these proteins:
- a CDS encoding Fur family transcriptional regulator, whose product MGKDAVPFLPRQHDDDIVVHADQFDEAELKRIIRALNLKVTSQRMAILKALHEGRRHVTAQELYEKLNKEHPDIGFATVYRFLRTLTEGTFVTEVRMGGLPARYELTPKGHHDHLTCVKCGKICEFENKAIEGLQEKVANQFGFKLTHHILELYGVCPSCQAKNL is encoded by the coding sequence ATGGGTAAAGACGCAGTTCCATTTCTTCCAAGACAGCATGATGACGACATCGTCGTACACGCCGATCAATTCGACGAAGCCGAATTGAAGCGCATCATCCGCGCCTTGAATCTGAAGGTCACCAGCCAGCGTATGGCGATCCTGAAAGCCCTGCATGAAGGCCGTCGTCACGTCACCGCTCAAGAGCTTTATGAAAAACTGAACAAAGAACATCCGGATATTGGTTTCGCTACTGTCTATCGTTTCCTAAGAACCCTGACTGAAGGCACTTTTGTGACGGAAGTCCGCATGGGTGGTTTGCCAGCTCGTTACGAGCTGACTCCAAAAGGTCACCACGATCACTTGACGTGCGTGAAGTGCGGTAAGATCTGTGAGTTCGAGAATAAAGCCATCGAAGGACTTCAAGAGAAGGTGGCGAATCAGTTTGGATTCAAACTGACTCATCACATCCTGGAGTTGTATGGTGTTTGCCCGTCCTGCCAAGCCAAGAATCTTTAA
- the folE2 gene encoding GTP cyclohydrolase FolE2, translating to MTKQSLPDVAKETHSERFAPIDWVGMGAIELPVMLKQTDGVYRIPARVDAKVSLDKKPSRGIHMSRLYLLSQELLTRSELSLGLLGNVTTEFLRTHEDLSTKALVQVQFEAPLIRKALKSANQAWRSYPVITSAFNEEGQISYFVEVVVTYSSTCPASAALSRQLIQDGFKQNFSTDKPLDFDVVHSWLGTPQGIVATPHAQRSFARVKAEVGANYNYGDLIDIVEEALQTAVQGAVKREDEQEFALRNGQNLMFCEDAARRVKEALDAKADVLDYVAEFSHVESLHPHNAVSHISKGLKLRSF from the coding sequence ATGACGAAACAATCTCTTCCTGACGTAGCCAAAGAAACCCATTCTGAACGTTTTGCCCCGATCGACTGGGTCGGCATGGGCGCTATCGAACTGCCGGTGATGCTGAAGCAGACCGATGGGGTTTACCGCATTCCCGCGCGCGTGGATGCGAAAGTCAGCCTTGATAAAAAACCCTCCCGTGGCATCCACATGTCACGCCTGTATCTTTTGTCCCAGGAGCTTCTGACCAGGTCTGAACTTTCTTTGGGCCTTCTGGGCAATGTAACGACGGAATTCCTGCGCACGCACGAAGACCTTTCCACCAAAGCTTTGGTTCAGGTTCAGTTTGAAGCGCCTCTGATTCGCAAAGCTTTGAAAAGTGCGAATCAGGCATGGCGCTCGTATCCGGTGATCACTTCGGCTTTCAACGAAGAAGGGCAGATCAGTTACTTCGTTGAAGTGGTGGTGACTTATTCCAGCACTTGTCCCGCGTCGGCGGCCTTGTCCCGTCAGCTGATTCAGGATGGTTTCAAACAGAATTTCTCGACTGACAAACCTTTGGATTTCGATGTGGTTCATTCCTGGTTGGGAACTCCGCAAGGGATCGTGGCGACTCCGCACGCGCAACGCAGTTTTGCCCGCGTGAAAGCGGAAGTCGGGGCGAACTACAACTATGGCGATCTGATCGACATCGTTGAAGAGGCTTTGCAGACCGCCGTTCAAGGCGCAGTGAAACGCGAGGACGAGCAGGAGTTCGCACTTCGTAACGGCCAGAACCTGATGTTCTGTGAAGATGCCGCTCGCCGTGTGAAGGAAGCTTTGGATGCCAAGGCGGATGTTTTGGACTATGTGGCTGAATTCAGCCATGTTGAGAGCCTGCACCCTCACAATGCCGTTTCTCATATCTCTAAGGGCTTGAAACTACGTAGTTTTTAG
- a CDS encoding Maf family protein gives MSQKQLILASTSKYRQELLSRLAYSYSAQAPLIDEEKEKDPSLPPQALAEKLADLKAASLKAAGKVVIGGDQLVSFEGRIIGKAHTAENAVEQLMSMQGKTHDLITAICVYDGDKKIAYTDITRMHMKKMTRAQIERYVHLDNPIDCAGSYKIEKHGIMLFDKIESQDFTAIQGLPLIELGKILENANL, from the coding sequence ATGTCACAAAAGCAACTGATCCTCGCAAGCACGTCCAAATACCGCCAAGAGCTTCTTTCTCGATTGGCTTACAGCTATTCGGCCCAAGCGCCTTTGATTGACGAAGAAAAAGAAAAAGACCCGTCCCTGCCCCCCCAGGCCCTGGCTGAAAAACTGGCGGACCTGAAAGCCGCAAGCCTTAAAGCCGCCGGCAAAGTCGTCATTGGCGGAGACCAACTGGTGTCCTTCGAAGGCCGCATTATCGGCAAGGCCCACACGGCAGAAAACGCGGTGGAGCAGCTTATGTCCATGCAGGGAAAAACCCACGACCTGATCACGGCAATCTGCGTGTATGACGGCGACAAGAAAATCGCCTACACCGACATCACCCGCATGCACATGAAAAAAATGACCCGCGCCCAGATTGAACGCTATGTGCATCTGGACAATCCGATTGATTGCGCCGGCAGCTATAAAATTGAAAAACACGGCATCATGCTGTTTGATAAAATTGAAAGCCAGGATTTCACCGCGATTCAAGGTTTGCCCTTGATCGAACTTGGCAAAATATTAGAGAATGCAAACCTATGA
- a CDS encoding cytidine deaminase, which translates to MNDTQKKLFEAACKAQKKAHAPYSDALIGAAVLMSDGQIFNGCNVENASYGGTVCAERVAIFKAVSEGAHKLIKEVLVVSDAEKPWPPCGFCRQVIAEFANEHTMIHTANLQGKIKTFQFPEIFPEAFTPKHLD; encoded by the coding sequence ATGAACGATACACAGAAAAAACTATTTGAAGCCGCCTGCAAGGCACAGAAAAAAGCCCACGCCCCTTATTCCGACGCCTTGATTGGCGCAGCAGTACTGATGAGCGATGGTCAGATTTTCAATGGCTGTAATGTTGAAAACGCCTCTTACGGCGGCACCGTGTGTGCTGAACGCGTGGCCATCTTTAAAGCCGTCAGCGAAGGCGCACACAAGCTGATCAAGGAAGTGCTGGTTGTCAGCGATGCTGAAAAACCATGGCCACCGTGCGGATTCTGCCGTCAGGTGATCGCAGAATTTGCCAATGAACACACCATGATTCACACCGCGAACCTGCAAGGCAAAATCAAGACCTTCCAGTTCCCGGAAATCTTCCCCGAAGCCTTTACTCCAAAGCATTTGGATTAG
- a CDS encoding substrate-binding periplasmic protein — protein MPLLMLVLFLFSPWAEAKKIIFASDPYPPFIYEENGEAKGLALEALEKVLEIPRKDIEVRIIPWKRALKAAEQGSVDVIGPMQIDPKKDYLLFTKKIFPSEEAVWTLASSQYLSQLNWKTTEELRNHNLGFVLGYEYAEPFGSYLKSPLAKKVEVQDVIQGMRKLLSGDISLFICNTQVLEFYAKSEGIPLKTFKRIGPPITEEFGVFGISHKSKLARDLEKINARISKLPPTKSGLN, from the coding sequence ATGCCATTGCTGATGCTGGTTTTATTTCTTTTTTCCCCCTGGGCCGAGGCCAAGAAAATCATCTTCGCCTCAGATCCCTATCCGCCGTTCATCTATGAAGAAAATGGCGAAGCCAAAGGCCTGGCCCTTGAGGCCCTGGAAAAAGTTCTGGAAATTCCCCGCAAAGACATCGAAGTCCGCATCATCCCGTGGAAGCGCGCTTTAAAAGCCGCCGAACAAGGCAGCGTCGACGTTATCGGACCGATGCAGATTGATCCCAAAAAAGACTATCTGCTCTTCACCAAAAAAATCTTCCCTTCCGAAGAGGCCGTATGGACGCTGGCCTCCAGCCAGTATCTGAGCCAGCTGAACTGGAAAACCACCGAAGAGCTGCGCAATCACAACCTGGGTTTCGTGCTGGGCTATGAATACGCCGAGCCCTTCGGAAGTTACCTGAAGTCCCCGCTGGCCAAAAAAGTTGAAGTGCAGGACGTGATTCAGGGAATGCGCAAACTTTTATCCGGCGATATCAGTCTGTTTATCTGCAACACCCAGGTGCTGGAATTTTACGCCAAAAGCGAAGGCATTCCGCTGAAGACTTTCAAACGCATTGGTCCGCCGATCACAGAGGAATTCGGGGTCTTTGGGATTTCCCACAAATCAAAACTGGCGCGCGATCTTGAAAAGATCAACGCGCGCATTTCGAAACTGCCACCAACAAAGTCAGGCTTGAATTAA
- a CDS encoding endonuclease/exonuclease/phosphatase family protein produces the protein MKLKAWLLGGALLMSAQAFAEQYWVPDNRPPRFCLQNFNAYGPVYAKGIEERTGRMTALLQGIPKCDVVHLQEVWNDSQINQIENDLKRQYSISAPNKTERIGVMSLFMGDVKGTETHAFAVNNEGGVLDTVREALNVRKAFHVVKSGFFGIDEDFYFINTHLHPTSEAVRLTQVLDLLRWRMDHQDLKMLLSGDFNANVDSVERGFVMATLATRDAMEDAMGGYPKKGYCTYCARNPLGWLFSDQVFDYIFYSNVGQSGTTLQVVDGQVNMQGTPRRPLSDHYGVRVQFSVDPKTSETNALGIELRRSYALDNFAKAEKILAAAKEPEFKPYLEALRKMTEQLQTKSGAFWNYFSSFR, from the coding sequence ATGAAACTAAAAGCATGGCTATTGGGTGGTGCTCTTCTGATGTCGGCTCAGGCGTTTGCCGAGCAGTATTGGGTTCCCGACAATCGTCCGCCAAGATTCTGCCTGCAGAACTTCAATGCTTATGGTCCCGTTTACGCCAAGGGAATCGAAGAACGCACCGGGCGCATGACCGCGCTCTTACAAGGCATCCCCAAGTGTGACGTTGTTCACCTGCAGGAAGTCTGGAATGATTCGCAAATCAATCAAATTGAAAATGACCTGAAAAGACAATACAGCATCAGTGCACCCAATAAAACCGAACGCATCGGTGTGATGTCTTTGTTCATGGGCGATGTGAAGGGCACAGAAACCCATGCCTTTGCGGTTAACAATGAAGGCGGAGTACTGGATACTGTTCGAGAAGCCCTCAATGTGCGTAAAGCCTTCCACGTCGTTAAGTCCGGATTCTTTGGCATCGACGAGGATTTTTATTTTATTAATACTCATTTGCACCCGACGTCCGAAGCCGTGCGCCTGACTCAAGTTCTGGATCTGTTGCGCTGGCGCATGGATCATCAGGATCTGAAGATGCTTTTGTCCGGGGATTTCAATGCCAATGTCGACAGTGTCGAGCGCGGTTTTGTGATGGCGACTCTGGCTACACGAGACGCCATGGAAGATGCCATGGGCGGATACCCCAAAAAAGGCTATTGCACTTACTGCGCAAGAAACCCGCTGGGCTGGTTGTTCAGCGATCAGGTTTTTGATTATATCTTCTATTCTAACGTGGGTCAGTCCGGCACGACGCTTCAGGTGGTGGACGGGCAGGTGAATATGCAGGGGACTCCACGCCGACCGTTGTCTGATCATTATGGTGTGCGTGTGCAGTTCTCAGTGGATCCGAAAACTTCTGAAACCAATGCGCTGGGTATCGAGCTTCGCAGGTCTTATGCCCTGGACAACTTTGCCAAAGCCGAAAAGATTCTGGCGGCGGCCAAAGAGCCCGAGTTCAAACCATACCTTGAGGCTTTGCGCAAAATGACAGAACAGCTGCAGACCAAGTCCGGCGCGTTCTGGAACTATTTCTCAAGCTTCCGTTAA